In Bacteroidales bacterium, the following proteins share a genomic window:
- the rpmD gene encoding 50S ribosomal protein L30 yields the protein MKKIRITQTRSGIGKTIRQKRTLEALGLKRMHYSVELEATPQVLGMCKKVEHLVKVEEI from the coding sequence ATGAAAAAGATTAGGATAACCCAGACAAGAAGCGGAATTGGCAAAACTATCCGCCAAAAACGCACGTTAGAAGCATTGGGGCTCAAAAGAATGCACTATAGCGTTGAACTGGAAGCTACACCCCAGGTTCTGGGCATGTGTAAAAAAGTGGAGCACCTGGTAAAAGTGGAA
- the rpsE gene encoding 30S ribosomal protein S5, with translation MANANVKRVKSSEIEFKDRLVSIQRVTKVTKGGRTFSFSAIVVVGNENGVVGHGLGKAKEVTAAISKGIDDAKKNLIKVPVLNGTVPHDQTGTYSGAEVFIKPAAPGTGVIAGGAMRAVFESVGIKDVLAKSKGSSNPHSVVKATINALSKMRDARTIAQLRGVTLNKVFNG, from the coding sequence ATGGCAAACGCAAACGTAAAAAGAGTTAAATCGAGCGAAATCGAATTTAAAGACCGACTGGTGAGTATCCAGCGCGTGACGAAAGTGACAAAAGGTGGACGTACTTTCAGTTTTTCAGCCATCGTGGTGGTAGGGAATGAAAACGGTGTGGTTGGCCATGGCCTTGGAAAAGCCAAAGAAGTTACTGCCGCGATTTCCAAAGGGATTGATGATGCCAAAAAGAACCTGATTAAGGTCCCGGTGCTGAATGGAACCGTCCCTCACGACCAGACCGGCACATACAGCGGTGCAGAAGTATTTATCAAGCCGGCAGCACCCGGAACCGGTGTGATTGCGGGAGGCGCCATGCGTGCCGTTTTTGAAAGCGTCGGAATTAAGGATGTGCTCGCCAAGTCAAAAGGATCGTCCAACCCTCATAGCGTGGTGAAGGCAACAATCAATGCCCTCTCGAAGATGCGTGATGCCCGCACGATCGCTCAACTCCGCGGTGTGACCCTGAATAAAGTTTTCAACGGTTAA
- the rplR gene encoding 50S ribosomal protein L18, translated as MNLRTAKKNNKRDHRRLRIKLRIRKVISGTPERPRLSVFRSSKQIYCQLIDDMAGQTMIAASSNEKGILEKKGTKVEKAKMVGQLIAERAKEHGIETIVFDRNGYLYHGRVKALADAARVGGLKF; from the coding sequence ATGAATTTAAGAACTGCTAAGAAAAATAATAAAAGAGACCACCGCCGACTGAGAATCAAACTCAGGATTCGGAAAGTTATAAGTGGTACTCCTGAAAGACCCAGATTGAGTGTTTTCAGAAGCAGCAAGCAAATTTATTGCCAGCTTATCGACGACATGGCCGGTCAGACCATGATAGCTGCTTCATCTAACGAAAAAGGCATTCTGGAAAAGAAAGGCACCAAGGTTGAAAAGGCAAAAATGGTCGGCCAGCTCATAGCTGAACGAGCTAAAGAACATGGTATTGAAACCATTGTATTCGATCGTAATGGTTACCTTTACCATGGAAGAGTGAAGGCATTGGCTGACGCAGCCCGCGTAGGAGGATTAAAATTTTAA
- the rplF gene encoding 50S ribosomal protein L6, protein MSRIGKLPISLPEGVQVSVSKENIVTVKGKNGTLQQQVNPEIKVEVENGHISLSRPSDERQHRSMHGLYRSLLSNMVKGVSEGFKTTQELIGVGYKAQATGQLLELTLGYSHYIVIEMPPEIKVETVNERGKNPTIIMTSCDKQLIGQVAAKIRSFRKPEPYKGKGIRFVGEEVRRKAGKAAAEK, encoded by the coding sequence ATGTCAAGAATAGGAAAATTACCGATAAGCCTCCCGGAGGGAGTTCAGGTTAGTGTTTCGAAAGAGAATATCGTCACCGTCAAAGGTAAGAACGGAACTCTTCAACAACAGGTTAACCCTGAAATTAAAGTTGAGGTGGAAAATGGGCATATCTCCCTTTCCAGACCCAGCGATGAAAGACAACACCGGTCCATGCACGGGCTCTATCGCTCATTGCTGAGCAATATGGTAAAAGGCGTATCGGAAGGCTTTAAAACAACGCAGGAACTCATCGGCGTTGGTTATAAAGCCCAGGCTACAGGGCAACTGCTTGAGCTTACGCTGGGTTATTCACATTACATCGTAATTGAAATGCCACCCGAGATTAAAGTGGAAACTGTGAACGAACGTGGTAAAAACCCGACTATCATCATGACTTCTTGTGATAAACAGCTGATTGGCCAGGTTGCCGCAAAAATCCGGTCATTCAGGAAACCTGAGCCATACAAAGGCAAAGGGATCCGCTTTGTGGGTGAAGAAGTCAGGAGAAAAGCCGGAAAGGCTGCTGCCGAAAAGTAA